One Pseudomonas entomophila genomic window carries:
- the ampD gene encoding 1,6-anhydro-N-acetylmuramyl-L-alanine amidase AmpD, which translates to MQLDRATGWFSGVTHCPSPNFNARPDGEAISLLVIHNISLPPACFGTGKVQQFFQNRLDPDEHPYFATINHLTVSAHLFVERDGQATQFVSLLDRAWHAGVSRFEAREGCNDFSIGIELEGTDELPYTDAQYATLEQLTREIRSAWPVIGPQRICGHSDIAPQRKTDPGPAFDWPRYRAALQRNEDKA; encoded by the coding sequence ATGCAATTGGACCGTGCGACCGGTTGGTTCTCCGGCGTGACCCACTGCCCTTCGCCGAACTTCAACGCCCGCCCCGACGGCGAGGCCATCTCGCTGTTGGTCATCCACAACATCAGTCTGCCGCCGGCCTGCTTTGGTACCGGCAAGGTTCAGCAGTTCTTCCAGAACCGCCTGGACCCGGACGAGCATCCCTACTTCGCCACCATCAACCACCTCACGGTGTCCGCGCACCTGTTCGTCGAGCGCGACGGCCAGGCGACCCAGTTCGTCTCGCTGCTCGACCGTGCCTGGCATGCCGGCGTGTCGCGCTTCGAGGCGCGTGAGGGCTGCAACGACTTTTCCATCGGTATCGAGCTGGAGGGCACCGACGAGTTGCCCTACACCGATGCCCAGTACGCCACCCTGGAGCAGCTGACCCGCGAGATCCGCAGCGCCTGGCCGGTGATCGGGCCGCAGCGCATCTGCGGTCACAGCGACATCGCCCCGCAGCGCAAGACCGACCCGGGCCCGGCATTCGACTGGCCGCGCTACCGCGCCGCCCTGCAGCGTAACGAGGACAAGGCATGA
- a CDS encoding DUF1631 domain-containing protein — translation MHKEGKVVPLAAAIDRGARTPSPSLPVLLLQVRDKAALQLRQGLQALFDNADDTLFEMADKAAARVDQNLYFEAMRDLRLKRKSIERGFLDLFYDAFASIGQADLFDTLLPAPVAHGKAEQERAIAVQAMVDRVLSRDGFSLQQLSLRFAALLGRDLNERHNPLGPASLCDYFLAAGRNLGVGANVKMVLLKLFERYVLRDLDLLYSEAGQLLASAGVLPDLQPAPRRRAEDLRDIARRVPNNPVQAGEAGADTAGQAFFASVQGLLAPSRGCIAPRLQAVGSAQPIGTSDLLRLLTHLQHYVPGAGEPDDFNLGQQLEQLLLRVSVRSGTRRRIATDDEDMINLVGLLFGYIEVDDNLPVSLRGLIGRLHIPLLKVALIDKALFCRASHPARRLLNEIATTAIGWESDADGLRDSLHLRVERIVQRLLNDFSEDCGLFSELLDEFLAFSQDERRRNELFEQRTRDAEEGRVRTLLARQRVQHELNLRLRGRVLPEGVLRMLVQSWSQVLMLAWLKQGEASTAWADGLATVDSLLVSIVPAPEPSRLLEQVPGLLKALREGLAGVALDSAATREFFQQLEQLHLQACAGREGETQGASALVRVEEDIVLAISDEPACGPRPWFDEQEPALRQVQRLRIGTWVEVLDDDEPLRCKLVARVDINDRFVFANRTGMKVREWNRAGLAVALRLGEVRLLDDGLLFERALEAVLEDLRRQQGR, via the coding sequence ATGCATAAAGAAGGCAAGGTGGTGCCCTTGGCGGCCGCCATCGACCGGGGCGCGCGCACGCCCTCGCCGAGCCTTCCCGTGTTGCTCCTGCAGGTGCGCGACAAGGCGGCCCTGCAGCTGCGCCAGGGCTTGCAGGCGTTGTTCGACAATGCCGACGACACCCTCTTCGAGATGGCCGACAAGGCCGCTGCCCGAGTCGACCAGAACCTTTACTTCGAAGCCATGCGCGACCTGCGGCTAAAGCGCAAGAGCATCGAGCGCGGGTTCCTCGACCTGTTCTACGACGCGTTTGCGAGCATTGGCCAGGCCGATCTGTTCGATACGTTGCTACCAGCGCCAGTGGCCCACGGCAAGGCCGAGCAGGAGCGTGCCATCGCTGTGCAGGCCATGGTCGACCGGGTGCTGTCGCGTGACGGTTTCTCTCTCCAGCAATTGAGCCTGCGCTTTGCTGCGCTGCTCGGTCGGGACCTGAATGAGCGGCACAACCCGCTCGGCCCTGCCAGCCTCTGCGACTATTTCCTGGCGGCCGGGCGCAACCTGGGCGTGGGGGCGAACGTCAAGATGGTCCTGCTCAAGCTCTTCGAGCGCTATGTGTTGCGTGACCTCGATCTGCTGTACAGCGAGGCGGGCCAGTTGCTGGCCAGTGCCGGGGTGCTGCCTGACCTGCAACCGGCGCCACGCCGCCGCGCCGAGGACCTGCGCGACATTGCCCGGCGCGTGCCAAACAACCCCGTGCAAGCTGGCGAGGCGGGGGCCGACACGGCTGGGCAGGCCTTCTTCGCGTCGGTGCAGGGCCTTCTGGCACCTTCGCGGGGATGCATCGCGCCGCGCCTGCAGGCCGTGGGCTCGGCGCAGCCGATCGGCACGAGCGACCTGCTGCGCCTGCTCACCCACCTGCAGCATTACGTGCCTGGCGCTGGCGAGCCGGACGACTTCAACCTCGGCCAGCAGTTGGAGCAATTGCTGCTGCGGGTCAGCGTGCGTAGCGGCACGCGCCGGCGTATCGCCACCGACGACGAGGACATGATCAACCTGGTGGGCCTGCTGTTCGGTTACATCGAGGTCGACGACAACCTGCCCGTCAGCCTGCGGGGGCTGATCGGTCGCCTGCACATTCCTCTGCTCAAGGTTGCCTTGATCGACAAGGCGTTGTTCTGCCGCGCCAGCCATCCGGCGCGGCGCCTGCTCAACGAAATCGCCACCACGGCCATCGGCTGGGAGAGCGACGCAGACGGCCTGCGTGACAGCCTGCACCTGCGGGTGGAGCGCATCGTCCAGCGGCTGCTCAATGATTTCTCCGAAGATTGCGGGCTGTTCAGCGAACTGCTCGACGAGTTCCTGGCCTTCAGCCAGGACGAGCGGCGACGCAACGAGTTGTTCGAGCAACGCACCCGCGATGCTGAGGAAGGTCGCGTCCGCACGCTGCTGGCCCGTCAGCGGGTACAGCATGAGCTGAACCTGCGCCTGCGGGGGCGAGTGTTGCCCGAGGGCGTGCTACGGATGCTGGTGCAGTCCTGGAGCCAGGTGCTGATGTTGGCCTGGCTCAAGCAGGGCGAGGCCTCGACGGCGTGGGCCGATGGGTTGGCGACCGTCGACAGCCTGCTCGTCAGCATTGTCCCGGCCCCTGAGCCGAGCCGCTTGCTTGAGCAGGTGCCAGGCCTGCTCAAGGCATTGCGTGAGGGGCTGGCGGGGGTGGCGCTGGACTCGGCGGCCACCCGTGAGTTCTTCCAGCAACTGGAACAGCTGCACCTGCAGGCGTGCGCGGGGAGGGAGGGGGAGACCCAGGGGGCGTCGGCCTTGGTCCGCGTCGAGGAGGATATCGTACTGGCCATCAGTGACGAGCCGGCCTGCGGGCCACGCCCTTGGTTCGATGAGCAGGAACCGGCGTTGCGCCAGGTGCAGCGTCTGCGTATCGGTACTTGGGTCGAGGTGCTGGACGATGACGAACCGCTGCGCTGCAAGCTGGTGGCACGTGTGGACATCAATGACCGCTTCGTCTTTGCCAACCGTACCGGGATGAAGGTACGTGAGTGGAACCGTGCCGGGCTGGCCGTGGCGTTGCGTCTGGGGGAGGTTCGCCTGCTCGATGACGGGTTGCTGTTCGAGCGGGCGCTGGAGGCGGTGCTCGAGGACTTGCGCCGGCAACAAGGGCGCTGA